The segment CATGACCTGCGGTGTGACGCCCGGCGCGGTGTACTTGACCGCGTTGCCGATCACGTTCTCCAGCAGCTGGCGCATCAGGCCCACGTCGGCGCGGACCAGCGGCAGGCTGCCGAGCACGATCCGCGGCGGCGGTGCGCCGGTGGTCTCGGCCTGGTCGAGGCGGGCGGCGGCGATGTCGGCGACGACCGCGGCCAGGTCGACGTCGGTGAGTTCCAGCCGGCCGTCGCGGGCGGTGGTGTAGTTCAGCAGGTCGTTGATCAGGTTGCGCATCCGGGCGGCGGCGCGGCGGATCCGGGCGATGCCGGAAACTGCGCCCGGTACGTCAGCGAGCTCCTCCGACCACCCTTCGACCGTGGTCAGCGGGTTGTTCAGGTCGTGCGCGACGACACCGGCGAAGGCGGCGAGCTCGTCGCGCTGCCGCCGTTCTGCCGTGACGTCGGAGAAGACGCTCACGGCGTACCGAATGCCATTGATCCTGGTGGGCAGTGGGGTTGCCCGGACCGCGAGGGTCCGGCCCTGCGGGACCGCCGGGTTGCGCACCACGACGTCCATGCCGTGCGGTTCGCCGGTGGCCAGTGCCCGCTGGAACGGGTGTTCGCCGTCGGGCACGAGGACGCCGTCGGCGCGGTAGAGGCCGTAGTAGGCGCTGTCCTCGACCTGGTCGCTGCCGCTGGTGACGCCGAGCAGGTCCCGGGCGGCCGGGTTGCGCAGCAGGAAGCGCCCGTCGGCGTCGAGGACGATCAGGCCCTCGGCCATCGAGTCGACGACGGTGCGCAGCACTTCGGCCTGGTCGGCGGCCTCCTGCTTGGCGGAGTGCAGGTCGTCCATGAGCCGGGCGCGTTCGTCGCGACCGAGCGCGACGGCCAGGCCGACGACAGCGACCACACCGACGAACAGCTGCACGACGAGCGCGCGGGTCGTGTGGGATCCGATCATGGCGAACGGGCCGTCGCCGGCCAGCGTGAAGACGACCGCGAGACTGCCGAACACCAGGTCGTGCAGGATCACGAACGAGGTGTGCAGCCGCAGGGCCGCCCACACGGTGACCACGAGCAGCGGAAACGCGAGCGGCAGACCGTGGTTGATGCCGAACGCCACGACGTAGGCGGCCGTGGACACGGCGAGGACGGCGACGTATTCGGCGCGGCGCAACCCGGTGGTGCCGTTCCAGGCCTCGCGGACGGCGTCGCGCCGCCGTCCCGGATTGCCGGTCCAGAATCGGTGCAGAAGGTATCCGATGCGCAGCCCGGCAGCCCCGATGAGCAGCATGCTGGCGGTGTTGCGGGTCAGCCAGACCGCGGTCGCCGGCACCGAGTAGTCGCCGGTGACCAACCAGACCGCGGTCGGGCCGATCAGCGCGCCGGTCACCGTGCTGATCGCGGCGATCGACAGCAGCCGCCACAGGTGCGGCAGCCGGGAGATCGGCTCGGTGCCGCCGCCACCCCACAGTTGCGGTAGCCAGCGCCCGAACAGCCATGCGAACACGCCGGCCTGCACCAGATTCGCCGCGGCGAAGCAGGCGGCCAGGGCCGCGGAGGCGCCCGTGACGAGGTTGACCGCGCCGGTCACGGTCACGAGCAGGGCAACATCGAGCATCCGTACGGGCGACCGGCGCTGAGCGACGAATCAAATGGCTGCCACCCCGGCGGCGGGCCACACCAGGCTCAGGTTGGTCTCGTCCATGACCGTGAGCCGGCCGATGTAGGAGGCGATCAGGTAGAGCAGCGCGAAACCGGCCGAGCGCAGCAGGTGCACGCCGGCCCGGCCGGCGTCGGCACGCTCAGGTCGGCTGACGGTCACGACCCGGTCTTCGGCAGGCCGTCCCGGGCGGTGAGCGAAAACCGGGTACGAACTTGAACTGCTACCAGGGGCCGGAATCGTCCGTATCGTCAACGTGAGTAGCGTTCACACCGTGGGCGGGTGACCATGCGATTCCTCCGCGATTTGAAGATAGGCATGCGCCTGGGTGCCGCCTTCACCGCCATCTGCCTGTGCATGATGGCCGCCATCGGCGTCGGGCTGTGGGGCCAGGACCGCGCCCGCAACGCCACCCGCGATCTGGCCGCGGCGAGCTCCGCCAGCCAGGCGGCCCTGATGGCGAAGTTCCGCACCGCCGACTTCAACGGCTGGCAGACCGGGTACGCGTTCGACACCATCCGCGGCGTCGACAACGCCACCGACGACACCGTCGGGCAGCGGGCGTCGTTCCTGGCCTCGACCGCAGCCTTCCGCGACGACCTCACCAAGCTCAGAGCACTCGACCTCGAGGCCGCCGAATCCGCTGCGGTGGACACGGCCGAGCAGTCCTTCGAGCGGTTCATGGAGGTCGACGCGAGCATCATCGACGGCTACCGGGCCGGCACCCGCGC is part of the Actinoplanes sp. NBC_00393 genome and harbors:
- a CDS encoding ATP-binding protein produces the protein MLDVALLVTVTGAVNLVTGASAALAACFAAANLVQAGVFAWLFGRWLPQLWGGGGTEPISRLPHLWRLLSIAAISTVTGALIGPTAVWLVTGDYSVPATAVWLTRNTASMLLIGAAGLRIGYLLHRFWTGNPGRRRDAVREAWNGTTGLRRAEYVAVLAVSTAAYVVAFGINHGLPLAFPLLVVTVWAALRLHTSFVILHDLVFGSLAVVFTLAGDGPFAMIGSHTTRALVVQLFVGVVAVVGLAVALGRDERARLMDDLHSAKQEAADQAEVLRTVVDSMAEGLIVLDADGRFLLRNPAARDLLGVTSGSDQVEDSAYYGLYRADGVLVPDGEHPFQRALATGEPHGMDVVVRNPAVPQGRTLAVRATPLPTRINGIRYAVSVFSDVTAERRQRDELAAFAGVVAHDLNNPLTTVEGWSEELADVPGAVSGIARIRRAAARMRNLINDLLNYTTARDGRLELTDVDLAAVVADIAAARLDQAETTGAPPPRIVLGSLPLVRADVGLMRQLLENVIGNAVKYTAPGVTPQVMVYATAGRDDDVQICVADNGIGIPAGQHEAVFENFHRAHRTSDYAGTGLGLAICRRIVQRHGGTITAIDNPDRPGTIIAFTVPLASQPVRAFTPV